CGCGACGTGCGGCCGTGCGGTCGCTCGGCGACCTGCAACACGATCGGAACGGTTGCCCAAGCGTCGCCCGCCTGCCGGCTTGTTCGGACCAGGCACGATGGGCCTGGGTCAGATGCGCGCGTTCAGCAGCCGGCGCAGGTACGTGGCCTGGCCGGTGTGGGCGGCGGTGTCGAGCAGGAAGTGGTCCAGGAACCACCAGCCGGAGCACTCGCGGTCGTTCCAGTTGTAGTAGCGCTTGTCGGCCCACTGGTTGTGGTGATCCACCACGAACCCGCGCAACGCGTGCCAGGCACGGTTGAGGTAGGCGACGTGGTCGGCACCGGTGGGCCCCGGGCCGGCGGCGGCGCGGTCGAAGTCGAAGGTCAGGAAGCCCCAGCGGTAGGGGCGCCCGGTTGCGGGCCGGAATCCTTCGGCGGGCACCGGAAAGCCGGAGCCGTTCAGGTTGACCGGCACGCGCGCGCCCGAGAGCTGTCCGAAACAGAACCAGAACTCGTCCGCGCAGTGGCGTACCAGCCAGCCGATGCCGTTGACGATGCCGGGCGGGGTCCACTGCAGTTGGCCGCCATCAAGGTTGGCGGCCTGGCGGGCGAGTCGGCGCTTGTACGACTCAGCCTCGCGCACGTACTGAGATACTCGTTCGTCCATGGCCAGACTGTACCGGGAGGATGCAGGGAGCGTCACCCGTCCCGCGGCACGGGCGGCACGGGCGGCACGGGCGGCACGGGCGCAGCCAACCGCGGCCCGCCGGGTCACCGATGCCGGGTACGGCGCTGGCACACGGCCGGGGGGCGCCACCGCCAGGAACCCGTCGAACTCCAACGGCTCCTCCGGTACGTGCATACCTTGGGTACTCGCATCGACGGGCACTTCGGAGGGTGACCGGCGCGGGCCGCTGTGGCATGCTCCGGCGCGAAATGCAGCGGTACCTGGTCACCGGCGCGGCAGGCAATCTGGCGCGCCAGCTCATGGACGAACTCGGGAGCAGGGGAAAGGAGGCGTTCGGCATCGACCTTGCGCCGGCTCCGGAGGGACAGGAACGCAACTGGCGGCGGGTCGACATCACCGACCGCGGGAGCGTGGCGCGCCTGCTCGCGGAGTTGCAACCGGAGTGCATCCTGCACATGGCGTCGCTCTTGTCGATGTCGTCAGCGGCCGATCCGCGGCGTGCCTGGGAGGTAAACGCGAGCGCGGCGGTAACCCTCCTGGAGCTGGCGGTGGAGCATGGCGTGCGGCGGTTCTTCTTTCCCAGTACCTCCGCAACCTACGGCGGGGCGCTGCCCGATCCGCTGCCGGAGGACCACCCGCAGTGGCCGGACAACATCTACGGCGCCACCAAGGTGGCGGTGGAGCGGATGGGCGCCTGCTTCGCCCTGAGCCGCGGCCTCGACTTCCGCTCCGTGCGCCTGCCGGTCGTGGCCTCGCCGTTCGCGCCTCCAGCCGCGGTCAGCGCCTACGCCTCGCACGTGTTCGCCGCCGCCGCCCGCGGCGAGCCGTTCACCTTCCCGGTGGCGCCGGAAGTCGCGGTATCGGTGATCTACGTGCGCGACGTGACCCTGGGCATCCTGAAGCTGGTGGAAGCGCCCGAGGAGCCGCTGACGCGCCGCGTCTACAACCTGCACGGGTTCGCGGCCAGCGCCGGCGATCTCGCGCGGGCGGCCGCGCAACTGGTGCCCGGCTTCCGGTACCGCTTCGAGCCTGCCGAACTGCCCACCCGCATCCTGTCCGTGCAGCCCTCGGTCTACGCCGACGCCAGTGCCCGCCGCGACTGGGGCTGGCACCCCCGATTCGACCTCCCCGCCACCGCCGATGACCTCCTCGCCCGTGCGAGAGCCACGGCAGCCACGGCCCAGCCATGTTGACACGTTCCTTCTGGACAGGTAGTACGATAAGGACCAGGAGGAAGTATGGAACTGAGTGAACTCACCCGGAAGGCGGAGGCCGCGAAGGAACTGAAGGACCCAACGGCACGGCGCATCGCGTTGCGGGCCATCTTCGCCGCGTTCACCGACTACCGGATCGGTGCCATAGAGGAACGGCTCGGCATTACCCACGAGGGGATAGACGATCTGCAGCGCAGTCTGGGAGAGCTCAACGAGAGTTTCGACCACTGAGCAGGGGCGGGGCTTGCGTGCCGCCCCCGCCACTCCGAGCACTGGGTGCAACGCTTCGAACGGTACCAGGAGGCGGGGCCGCAGTTGCTGCTGCAGGCGCACCTGCAGCGCGTGGTCAACGGCGGCGGGCGGATCGAGCGGGAGTACGCGCTGGGGAGGGGCCGGACCGACCTGCTGATCGTGTGGCCGCAGGGCGGGCGCGAACGGCGCTGGGTGGTGGAGTGCAAGGTGCGGCACGGGGACCTGGAGCGGACCATCGTGGAGGGGCTGGAACAGACGCGGGCCTACACGGACCGCTGCGGGGCGGAGGCAGGTCACCTGATCGTGTTCGACCGCGCCGCGGAGCGGAGCTGGGAGGAGAAGATCTTTCGCCGTGAGGAGCGGGCCCGCACCGGCGCGGCGCCGGTCACCGTCTGGGGCATGTGACGCCCGTCCGGCGCACTGGCAATCACGTGCACCGGTGCCCCGCCCCCGGTCGTCGCGGGATCGCCGTTGCAGGGATTCCACGGGCGGGGGGATCATGCGGCGGTGTGGGGGCGGACGTCGGCGCCGGATCGCCGACGGCAGGCCTTCGACCGGCGCGAGACGCTATCCCGCGCTGCGATATTATCCATATATCTATAAAGACAATAGCAAGCCAATAGCACACCGAAAGGGCGGCGGAGAATCGCTTGACAGCGGGGACCGTAAGGTAGGCAGAATGGGTCCGTGAGGCAGCACGGAGCGGCCAACGCACAGACCCTGAAGCGGGCATGCTCGCCGAGGGCCCGCTTGGTGGCCGGCGCCGTCGAGAACGATCATGTCTGAGATCGCCACGCTCTTGCGCACCGTACTGGAACGCACTGGATACCTAAGCAACGGAGTGCCTGCCGCGCCAAGCGTCGGGCTCGCCGGAACGGACAATCACCTCCGCCTGCCCTCGTTCGCGCCTGATGCCTGGTGGCGAAGCAGCACCGAGACCAACCCATGGACCGGCACTTCCGATCTCAAGGTGTACTTCAAGTTCGTCGAAGAGCCGGAAGCCGTTCCGGTTGTGGAGTGGCACCAGGAGGTGTGGAACCAGGGGTACTGCCCGCTGCTGTGGCTGGTGTCGCCCGAGCGCA
The Spirochaetaceae bacterium genome window above contains:
- a CDS encoding DUF664 domain-containing protein, translating into MDERVSQYVREAESYKRRLARQAANLDGGQLQWTPPGIVNGIGWLVRHCADEFWFCFGQLSGARVPVNLNGSGFPVPAEGFRPATGRPYRWGFLTFDFDRAAAGPGPTGADHVAYLNRAWHALRGFVVDHHNQWADKRYYNWNDRECSGWWFLDHFLLDTAAHTGQATYLRRLLNARI
- a CDS encoding NAD-dependent epimerase/dehydratase family protein, producing MLRREMQRYLVTGAAGNLARQLMDELGSRGKEAFGIDLAPAPEGQERNWRRVDITDRGSVARLLAELQPECILHMASLLSMSSAADPRRAWEVNASAAVTLLELAVEHGVRRFFFPSTSATYGGALPDPLPEDHPQWPDNIYGATKVAVERMGACFALSRGLDFRSVRLPVVASPFAPPAAVSAYASHVFAAAARGEPFTFPVAPEVAVSVIYVRDVTLGILKLVEAPEEPLTRRVYNLHGFAASAGDLARAAAQLVPGFRYRFEPAELPTRILSVQPSVYADASARRDWGWHPRFDLPATADDLLARARATAATAQPC